A single region of the Vicia villosa cultivar HV-30 ecotype Madison, WI linkage group LG4, Vvil1.0, whole genome shotgun sequence genome encodes:
- the LOC131595084 gene encoding ABC transporter G family member 39-like — MVWGYYISPIMYGQNAITINEFLDERWSEPNTDTRIDAPTVGIVLLKARGLYTEHYWYWICIGALVGFSILFNILFLLALTYLNPFSDSKAVIEDEDHKKNKSSTSRKHPLEGTAMAVRNSSDIMSSSNHEQKRGMVLPFQPLSMTFNHINYYVDMPAEMQSQGVNKDKLQLLLKIKALSLKFFTSTCFPHSSSN; from the exons ATGGTTTGGGGCTACTATATATCTCCTATAATGTATGGCCAAAATGCCATAACAATTAATGAATTCTTAGACGAAAGATGGAGTGAA cCAAATACAGACACAAGAATTGATGCACCAACAGTAGGAATAGTACTTCTCAAAGCTAGAGGCTTGTATACTGAACATTATTGGTATTGGATATGCATTGGAGCCTTGGTTGGGTTTTCTATTCTCTTTAACATTCTCTTCCTTCTCGCATTAACTTATTTGAATC CCTTTAGTGATTCGAAAGCAGTCATTGAGGATGAAGACCACAAGAAGAATAAAAGTTCGACCTCTAGAAAACATCCCCTTGAAG GTACTGCCATGGCAGTAAGAAATTCATCAGATATTATGAGTTCATCGAACCATGAACAGAAAAGAGGAATGGTTCTACCATTTCAACCTCTTTCAATGACATTCAATCATATAAACTACTATGTCGACATGCCAGCA GAAATGCAGAGTCAAGGAGTCAACAAGGATAAACTTCAACTATTGCTCAAAATTAAAGCTCTATCTCTCAAGTTTTTCACATCAACCTGTTTCCCCCACTCTTCATCCAACTAA